CCTTATCTTTATGTCCTTCCAGTTATCCCTGCTCTTGTTCACAAGAGTAATGCTTTTAAGCACCCCTTCGGTGCCGTATTGTCCGCCCGTCCATTCCCACCCCTTCACCTGTATGAGGTCCTTCGCCTGTGCGGGCGTGCCCTTCTCAATGAGGTCCGCGCCTGCGACGCGGGCTATAGTATTCTGGAGCTCGGCGCTCATTATCCCGAACTTGATGTTGTAGAAGGTCTTCTCGCTCCCGTGGGGGAGTACGTCGTGAATAGTGCCTCTAATCGAGCCGAGCGGTATGTCGTTCTTCGTATAGAGGTCGACCTCGATTGCGATATTTTCGTAGTCGTATTTGCCTATGTTCTGGAGTGTGATCTCTTTCATGATTGCGGGCCTTCCCATGCCGCCCGAGGCCCACTTGTAGTCTTTTACGACGAGCACCCTCTTGGGCGATTCCAGTTCCCTGTCCGCCGCGCGAGCTCCCGGGGCTGAGAGGCCCGATAGTAAGACCGGGAGGAATATTGATGTCATGATAGAAAAACGTAAGCCGCGTCTGAGGGCATTCTTGATATTGCGTCCGGGAAAAAGGTGCATCGTATCTCCTTAATTTGACTGTGAGAATAGGATAAGATTATACATAATCGGAGTCGAAATTGTAGCGTTCGAATTTAATGGTTTTTCCTCAGCCGGTGCAGTTTTCCTTCCGATGCATGCGGGAGATCCGATCCACCGTCCATTACAATATTAATCCTTTTCGAGTAGATTATATATAGCCGGGATGCTGAAGGAATATCTAAGGATTCTAAAAAAACACTCGGACGATGTCTTCGGCGTAGGGGCGCGGACTACACTATCCGTCTACACCGTTCTCTCCATAGCCTGCGTCGTTATACCTGCGCTCTTCTTCCTCGTACTCATAATATCGAAGCTCTTTTGAAGGGCTTCCGTTAAAGCTTCGGGCTCTCCGGGCGCGTCGCATTCGGAACGCCCCGCCCCGCGCCCGCGCTCTTTTGACTCGTATTCCACTTTTATGTAAACTGGCTCGTACCAGATGGGTAAGATAAGGATTTTATCCGATAATCTTGTCTCCAAAATTGCGGCAGGGGAGATAGTGGAAAGGCCGGCCTCCGTTGTAAAAGAACTCGTGGAAAACTCGATCGACGCGGGAAGCAAAAGGATAGAGATAGATCTCGAATCCGGCGGGAAGAGGCTAATCAGGGTCTCGGACGACGGCGAGGGGATGACTAGGGACGATTCCCTCATGTCGATCGAGCGCCACGCGACGAGCAAGATAAGAGACGTCAAAGACCTCTTCTCCGTAAGCACGCTCGGGTTCAGGGGGGAGGCGATTCCCAGCATAGCGAGCGTATCCAGGTTCAGGATGACCACGAGGACGCACGACCAGGTGATAGGCACCGTGATCACGGTCGAGGGCGGCATCGTCAGAGGCGTCGAGGAAGCGGGAGCGCCTCCCGGCACGACTGTCGAAGTGAGGAATCTTTTCTACAACACCCCCGCAAGGCGCAAGTTCATGAGAAAGACCGAGACCGAGCTCTCGAACGTGCTTGATATCGTCGAGAGGGAATCCATATCCAGTCCCGGCATCGGCTTCGAACTCAAGAGCGAGGGCAGGACGCTCATCCGGCTCCCCGGGAGGGAGACCGTCTCCGACAGGGTATCCGAGCTCTATCCGGGGATCGCCCTCCATCCGGTCGCGGCCGGGGGCGGAGGCGTGCGCGTTTCGGGCTTCATGTCGGGCCCTCTCGACACGAGGTCCAATACGCAGAAGCTCTATACGTATGTGAACGGGAGGAGCGTCAGGGACAGGTTTCTCACGCGCATTCTTATAGATTCGTACGGCAGGATGCTCGAGAAGGGGAAGTTCCCCCAGGGAGTGCTCTTCATAGATATGCCTTCAGGCGGTGTGGACGTAAACGTCCATCCCGCGAAGAACGAAGTGAGGTTCGAGGACGCGAGGCTCGTCGGCGACCTCGTGAGGGAGTCGGTTGCCGGGCTTCTCGAGGGAGCGCCCTGGCTGGGCGGCCCGGGACACGGTTACGAGCGTGTACCGGCGGGTTACCCGGCCGCCCGCGAGACCGTGGCTGCCTACGGGAGCCGCACATTTGGTAACCGTGAGGATGAGCGCGGAATGAACGGTTTTCCGGCGTATAATCACGAGGAAGAAACGGCCGTCCACGGCGTCCCTTCGACGACACGCTTGCACGGCTATGCCCGGGAGGAAGACGCTGACCGCAAGGGTCTTTTCGGCGGGGCGGGGTTTTACTCGGACCTCAAGGTGCTGGGGCAGCTCGGTGACCTCTATATAATATGCGCATCGCCCGGAGGCATGATACTCGTCGACCAGCATGCCGCCCATGAG
This DNA window, taken from Thermodesulfobacteriota bacterium, encodes the following:
- the mutL gene encoding DNA mismatch repair endonuclease MutL, which produces MGKIRILSDNLVSKIAAGEIVERPASVVKELVENSIDAGSKRIEIDLESGGKRLIRVSDDGEGMTRDDSLMSIERHATSKIRDVKDLFSVSTLGFRGEAIPSIASVSRFRMTTRTHDQVIGTVITVEGGIVRGVEEAGAPPGTTVEVRNLFYNTPARRKFMRKTETELSNVLDIVERESISSPGIGFELKSEGRTLIRLPGRETVSDRVSELYPGIALHPVAAGGGGVRVSGFMSGPLDTRSNTQKLYTYVNGRSVRDRFLTRILIDSYGRMLEKGKFPQGVLFIDMPSGGVDVNVHPAKNEVRFEDARLVGDLVRESVAGLLEGAPWLGGPGHGYERVPAGYPAARETVAAYGSRTFGNREDERGMNGFPAYNHEEETAVHGVPSTTRLHGYAREEDADRKGLFGGAGFYSDLKVLGQLGDLYIICASPGGMILVDQHAAHERINYERLKKAYAGEGSVPSQDLLVPEVLELSPHESDILSRHGAELGHLGLRIEGFGENTFIVRSVPAILKNTDLKRLVRDIVSEIKESGAEKSLTDKIDTVISTMACHSSIRANYELNPEKMRALLQELDLARFPHSCPHGRPVARELSYTDIERMFKRT